The following proteins are encoded in a genomic region of Brachypodium distachyon strain Bd21 chromosome 1, Brachypodium_distachyon_v3.0, whole genome shotgun sequence:
- the LOC100837020 gene encoding cyclin-D2-2 isoform X2 — MPFLYNLVMGMLLLGASLTLACLGDREVGHGATGDLFPVDTDEAVGLLMEKEMDHRPNDGYVKRLEQGGFESSWRKDAIDWICKHDKSSTEKFIAVACLSLAVKMEETIAVLPIDFQVNEEVFDANYEFGSKNIKMMELLVLDTLKWRMRAVTPFSFMRYFLDKFNEGKAPTYTIASRCAELIVNTVKDSRFVSFRPSEIAATMVLSTLAENHATRFNNALAASEIPVNKDMIVRCYELMWMNRGNQSPHSPIDVLDAACFSSRSDGTPLGSSQSNNNGSNNDQDSTLASKRRRLGTTPS, encoded by the exons ATGCCATTTCTCTACAATCTTGTGATGGGAATGCTTTTGTTGGGCGCTTCCTTGACCCTGGCCTGCCTGGGCGATAGAGAGGTGGGGCATGGAGCCACCGGTGATCTGTTCCCGGTGGACACTGACGAGGCCGTTGGGTTGCtgatggagaaggagatggATCACAGGCCCAACGATGGCTATGTGAAGAGGCTGGAGCAAGGAGGATTCGAGTCGTCCTGGAGGAAAGATGCCATCGATTGGATTTGCAAG CATGACAAATCTAGCACAGAGAAATTCATAGCAGTTGCTTGCTTATCTCTTGCTGTCAAGATGGAGGAGACAATTGCCGTTCTTCCTATAGACTTTCAGGTCAACGAGGAG GTTTTCGATGCGAATTATGAGTTTGGATCTAAGAATATTAAGATGATGGAACTTCTTGTGTTGGACACCTTGAAATGGAGGATGCGAGCTGTAACCCCATTCTCTTTCATGCGCTACTTCCTGGACAAGTTCAATGAAGGAAAGGCACCAACTTATACAATTGCCTCACGGTGCGCCGAGCTCATAGTTAACACTGTGAAAG ACTCTAGGTTCGTGTCATTCAGACCTTCTGAGATTGCTGCAACGATGGTGCTATCTACGCTTGCAGAGAATCATGCTACCCGTTTCAACAATGCCCTTGCAGCGTCTGAAATCCCAGTGAATAAG GATATGATTGTGAGATGCTATGAGCTGATGTGGATGAATAGGGGGAACCAAAGTCCACATAGCCCAATCGATGTGCTCGATGCGGCATGCTTCAGCTCTAGGAGTGACGGCACGCCACTAGGATCATCGCAGTCAAACAACAATGGTAGCAACAACGATCAGGACTCTACTCTAGCTTCCAAGAGAAGAAGGCTCGGCACAACACCATCCTGA
- the LOC100837020 gene encoding cyclin-D2-2 isoform X1, which yields MPFLYNLVMGMLLLGASLTLACLGDREVGHGATGDLFPVDTDEAVGLLMEKEMDHRPNDGYVKRLEQGGFESSWRKDAIDWICKVHSNNNFGPLSLCLSVNYLDRFLASFNPLHDKSSTEKFIAVACLSLAVKMEETIAVLPIDFQVNEEVFDANYEFGSKNIKMMELLVLDTLKWRMRAVTPFSFMRYFLDKFNEGKAPTYTIASRCAELIVNTVKDSRFVSFRPSEIAATMVLSTLAENHATRFNNALAASEIPVNKDMIVRCYELMWMNRGNQSPHSPIDVLDAACFSSRSDGTPLGSSQSNNNGSNNDQDSTLASKRRRLGTTPS from the exons ATGCCATTTCTCTACAATCTTGTGATGGGAATGCTTTTGTTGGGCGCTTCCTTGACCCTGGCCTGCCTGGGCGATAGAGAGGTGGGGCATGGAGCCACCGGTGATCTGTTCCCGGTGGACACTGACGAGGCCGTTGGGTTGCtgatggagaaggagatggATCACAGGCCCAACGATGGCTATGTGAAGAGGCTGGAGCAAGGAGGATTCGAGTCGTCCTGGAGGAAAGATGCCATCGATTGGATTTGCAAG GTCCATTCCAACAACAATTTTGGACCACTAAGCCTTTGCCTCTCGGTGAACTACCTGGATAGGTTCCTCGCCTCATTTAATCCCTTA CATGACAAATCTAGCACAGAGAAATTCATAGCAGTTGCTTGCTTATCTCTTGCTGTCAAGATGGAGGAGACAATTGCCGTTCTTCCTATAGACTTTCAGGTCAACGAGGAG GTTTTCGATGCGAATTATGAGTTTGGATCTAAGAATATTAAGATGATGGAACTTCTTGTGTTGGACACCTTGAAATGGAGGATGCGAGCTGTAACCCCATTCTCTTTCATGCGCTACTTCCTGGACAAGTTCAATGAAGGAAAGGCACCAACTTATACAATTGCCTCACGGTGCGCCGAGCTCATAGTTAACACTGTGAAAG ACTCTAGGTTCGTGTCATTCAGACCTTCTGAGATTGCTGCAACGATGGTGCTATCTACGCTTGCAGAGAATCATGCTACCCGTTTCAACAATGCCCTTGCAGCGTCTGAAATCCCAGTGAATAAG GATATGATTGTGAGATGCTATGAGCTGATGTGGATGAATAGGGGGAACCAAAGTCCACATAGCCCAATCGATGTGCTCGATGCGGCATGCTTCAGCTCTAGGAGTGACGGCACGCCACTAGGATCATCGCAGTCAAACAACAATGGTAGCAACAACGATCAGGACTCTACTCTAGCTTCCAAGAGAAGAAGGCTCGGCACAACACCATCCTGA
- the LOC100821475 gene encoding uncharacterized protein LOC100821475 gives MSVESGMPVKLGVRSASGRFASRESLHSKQAGGPRRRRRAAPGSLEIRAAGGKMFDDQDLGFFTNFLGIFIFVLVIAYHFVMADPKYEGN, from the exons atgtcagtcgAAAGCGGGATGCCAGTAAAGCTGGGGGTGCGTTCGGCAAGCGGCCGATTTGCAAGTCGCGAGTCTTTGCACAGCAAGCAGGCAGGAGGACcaaggcggcgacggcgagcggccCCCGGCTCCCTAGAGATCCGCGCGGCGGGTGGCAAG ATGTTTGACGATCAAGACTTGGGTTTCTTTACCAACTTCCTGGGCATCTTCATATTTGTTTTGGTCATTGCGTACCACTTTGTGATGGCAGACCCAAAGTACGAGGGAAACTGA